In Mytilus trossulus isolate FHL-02 chromosome 6, PNRI_Mtr1.1.1.hap1, whole genome shotgun sequence, a single window of DNA contains:
- the LOC134722276 gene encoding papilin-like produces the protein MECKELECKITSLGTEYKGQINVTIFGIRCQKWNTDIPHFNYYKDLVGDQENYCRNPDNTAGGPWCYTMDPAIRWEYCDVQYCVFTTPRTSTNAETTEKMPTTDKTLSTDRQTTTDGSSTSELQTTTDKTSTTELQTTTDKTSTTELQTTTDKTSTTELQTTTDKTSTTELQTTTDKTSTTELQTTTDKTSTTELQTTTDKTSTTELQITTDKTSTTELQITTDKTSTTELQITTDKTSTTELQTTTDKTSTTELQTTTDKTSITELQITTKNTLTTEFQTTNDMISITEHKTTVAVKPHQCFCPCGKKKLSEEELYAVIKELEKKLTVDKKTTSAYIRRHTSARDDRKSSVTIGAFGIVIVCVPVVLMTISDCIGFFSRKYR, from the exons ATGGAATGCAAAG aatTAGAATGCAAAATAACATCATTAGGGACAGAATACAAAGGCCAGATAAACGTCACAATATTCGGCATTCGATGTCAAAAATGGAATACTGACATCCCTCATTTCAATTACTACAAAGATTTGGTTGGTGACCAGGAAAATTATTGTCGCAACCCCGACAACACAGCAGGAGGTCCTTGGTGTTATACAATGGACCCAGCTATAAGATGGGAATATTGCGATGTACAATACTGTG TGTTTACAACACCAAGAACATCAACAAACGCTGAAACTACTGAAAAAATGCCGACAACTGACAAAACTTTGTCAACTGATAGGCAAACAACTACTGACGGATCTTCTACATCAGAACTTCAAACTACAACTGATAAAACTTCTACAACAGAACTACAAACTACAACAGACAAAACTTCTACAACAGAACTACAAACTACAACTGATAAAACTTCTACAACAGAACTACAAACTACAACAGACAAAACTTCTACAACAGAACTACAAACTACAACAGACAAAACTTCTACAACAGAACTACAAACTACAACTGATAAAACTTCTACAACAGAACTACAAACTACAACTGATAAAACTTCTAcaacagaactacaaattaCAACAGACAAAACTTCTAcaacagaactacaaattaCAACTGATAAAACTTCTAcaacagaactacaaattaCAACAGACAAAACTTCTACAACAGAACTACAAACTACAACAGACAAAACTTCTACAACAGAACTACAAACTACAACAGACAAAACTTCTATAACAGAACTACAAATAACAACTAAAAATACCTTGACAACTGAATTTCAAACAACCAATGACATGATTTCTATAACCGAACATAAAACAACAGTTGCTGTTAAGCCACATCAGTGTTTTTGTCCATGtggaaaaaagaaattatccGAGGAAGAATTATATGCTGTGATTAAAGAACTAGAGAAAAAGCTTACGGTTGACAAGAAAACTACGTCAGCATATATTCGACGTCACACAAGTGCACGTGATGACCGGAAGTCGTCTGTTACTATTGGTGCTTTTGGTATAGTTATTGTATGTGTACCTGTGGTTCTAATGACAATAAGTGATtgtattggatttttttctagaaaataTAGATGA
- the LOC134722277 gene encoding forkhead box protein I2-like: MTALKCPWSLSISQQKRKRIPSPCLDNKRQKQERLPKPPYSYTGMIVLAIDNQPDKTITTSVLFDFLRTLFPFFCTAYIGWKHTVRKTLSINRCFECIDRKHPGGKVWTVVFAKVQRDVFLLQKNNIVDSGIWAPTLYQHVKLQEIAIPMNSDCTEAIPLSSTYECPFSSITTSSAIVTEPSSHSVTPDFNFSIDNMFTNINQSQIVQEEIDDFRRADCFDSSPLNVFSIPPPQLHKNRRTKPSKITKTKKYKELEQMINNHASNLFVSPDIAVSNLRMLCDSVTSIFQEDHQVIPEQPNAASFDVSPLFVCPPADASVLTSTSVYSQVHESIVLPVVPDPINNRAMFSLKTFPTVESPVSETSCTSYSPQIILPQESSSGFNGHATVADIPSLVTISLLS, from the coding sequence gTCGCTCAGCATTTCTCAACAAAAGCGTAAACGCATTCCATCGCCATGTTTAGACAACAAAAGACAGAAGCAAGAAAGATTACCAAAGCCACCATATTCATACACTGGTATGATAGTCCTTGCCATAGACAACCAACCAGACAAGACAATCACTACATCCGTATTGTTTGATTTCCTCCGCACTCTATTTCCATTCTTCTGTACTGCTTACATTGGTTGGAAACATACTGTTCGGAAGACACTCAGCATCAACAGATGTTTTGAATGTATTGACCGCAAACATCCTGGAGGAAAAGTATGGACCGTAGTCTTCGCCAAAGTACAACGTGACGTCTTCCTGTTGCAAAAGAACAATATAGTTGACTCAGGTATATGGGCACCTACACTTTATCAACACGTCAAGTTACAAGAGATAGCTATACCCATGAATAGTGATTGTACTGAAGCTATTCCACTTAGTTCCACGTACGAATGTCCGTTTTCTTCAATCACAACATCGTCTGCAATTGTTACTGAACCGTCATCCCATTCCGTCACTCCTGATTTTAACTTTAGTATAGACAACATGTTTACCAATATTAACCAATCACAAATTGTACAGGAAGAAATCGACGACTTCAGACGTGCAGATTGTTTCGATAGCTCACCTTTAAATGTGTTCTCCATACCACCACCTCAATTACACAAAAACAGACGAACAAAACCCAGCAAGATAACTAAAACCAAAAAGTACAAAGAGTTAGAACAGATGATAAACAACCATGCTTCAAATTTGTTCGTCAGCCCAGATATAGCCGTTAGCAATCTTCGTATGTTGTGTGACTCAGTTACGTCAATCTTCCAAGAGGACCATCAAGTCATTCCAGAACAACCCAATGCTGCTTCCTTTGACGTGTCTCCATTATTTGTCTGTCCACCAGCTGATGCATCAGTGCTGACATCTACTTCTGTTTACAGCCAAGTGCACGAGAGTATAGTTCTACCTGTAGTACCAGATCCAATCAACAACCGAgctatgttttctttaaaaacttttCCTACAGTGGAATCGCCAGTGTCCGAAACTAGTTGTACCTCTTACTCACCACAGATTATCTTACCGCAGGAATCATCTTCCGGTTTCAACGGCCATGCTACTGTAGCAGATATTCCAAGTCTTGTTACCATATCGTTACTTTCTTGA